The following are encoded together in the Proteiniphilum saccharofermentans genome:
- a CDS encoding RagB/SusD family nutrient uptake outer membrane protein, with protein MKILQYSILLFSLCLLAGCSDFMETAIETKYQEEDVFVNYSRMSNAGYGVYATLFNFGFNRISSAMLASACDEADHADVNSSVQHFNAGTWSSSLNPDDCWSTFYTAIRRANLFLEGSTGYKTILFRDTTITANAENYRYQVRDIEWLRAETRFLRALYHFELAKRYGDIPIMKQVIDDEATLLKITRDDFDDCIDFIVTECDEIMPLLRDTWVDFDGNKWRGRATKAAAQALKAQALLYAASPLHNPSNDLERWSRAAEAAHAIIASGKFSLHNNYRGLFNLGNGSDSNPEVLFAVQRWNENTFEKYNYPIGYDQGGQATTSPSQNLVDAYEMRSTGKYIEQPGSGYDPQRPYEGRDPRLTMSIIVNNSSFKGRNVECWIGGIDGTDKLKASTTGYYLKKYVNENLNLTQNQASVHSWIIFRYAEVLLNFAEAMNEAYGPEEKRGMSMNAKSAVDAVRQRAGVNMPILPPGLTQAEMRERIRNERRVELAFEERRFFDVRRWKIAEQTENLPLMAMQITKRQDNTFDYLVIKKEDRIFKAHMYLYPIPEAETLKGSITQNPGW; from the coding sequence ATGAAGATATTACAATATTCAATACTCCTGTTTTCCCTTTGTCTGCTGGCGGGATGCAGCGATTTTATGGAAACTGCTATTGAGACAAAATACCAGGAAGAAGATGTCTTTGTCAATTATTCACGGATGAGCAATGCAGGCTATGGCGTGTATGCTACTTTGTTCAATTTCGGTTTCAACAGGATCAGTTCGGCCATGCTTGCCTCCGCATGCGATGAAGCCGACCATGCCGACGTCAATTCCTCTGTCCAGCATTTCAACGCCGGAACGTGGAGTTCCTCTTTGAACCCTGATGATTGCTGGAGTACGTTCTATACGGCCATCCGTCGCGCCAATCTTTTTCTTGAAGGATCGACCGGCTATAAGACGATTCTTTTCCGCGACACGACTATCACTGCCAATGCCGAAAATTACAGATACCAGGTCAGGGATATAGAATGGTTAAGAGCAGAAACCCGCTTTTTGAGAGCTTTGTATCATTTTGAATTGGCAAAACGCTATGGGGACATACCTATCATGAAGCAGGTGATCGACGATGAAGCGACGCTTCTCAAAATAACAAGGGATGATTTTGATGATTGTATCGATTTTATAGTTACGGAGTGCGACGAAATAATGCCTCTCCTGAGAGATACATGGGTAGATTTCGATGGTAATAAATGGCGGGGACGGGCTACCAAAGCGGCAGCACAGGCTCTTAAAGCCCAGGCGCTGCTGTATGCGGCAAGTCCTCTTCATAATCCTTCGAATGATCTGGAACGATGGAGTAGGGCCGCCGAAGCTGCGCATGCTATCATCGCATCGGGGAAGTTCTCCCTGCATAATAACTATCGCGGTCTGTTCAATCTCGGGAATGGTTCGGATAGTAATCCCGAAGTGTTGTTTGCCGTGCAACGATGGAACGAAAATACTTTCGAGAAATATAACTATCCCATAGGATACGACCAGGGTGGGCAGGCTACTACATCGCCTTCACAGAATCTCGTCGATGCCTATGAGATGCGAAGTACAGGCAAGTATATCGAACAGCCCGGTTCGGGTTATGATCCTCAAAGACCCTATGAGGGAAGGGATCCCAGACTTACCATGTCGATAATAGTCAATAACTCCTCGTTCAAAGGACGCAACGTCGAATGCTGGATCGGGGGTATCGATGGAACAGACAAATTGAAAGCTTCCACCACTGGTTATTACCTCAAGAAATATGTCAACGAAAACCTGAACCTGACGCAAAATCAGGCAAGCGTCCACTCATGGATTATTTTCAGGTATGCCGAAGTGTTGCTCAACTTTGCTGAAGCGATGAACGAAGCTTACGGACCGGAAGAGAAGCGCGGTATGTCAATGAATGCCAAGTCGGCTGTGGATGCGGTCAGACAGCGCGCCGGAGTAAATATGCCAATATTGCCTCCCGGATTGACACAAGCCGAAATGCGTGAGCGTATCCGCAACGAACGGCGTGTAGAACTCGCTTTCGAGGAACGGCGTTTCTTCGATGTACGCCGTTGGAAGATAGCAGAACAGACCGAAAATCTCCCTCTGATGGCAATGCAGATAACAAAAAGACAAGATAACACTTTTGATTATCTCGTTATAAAAAAAGAAGACCGCATCTTTAAGGCACATATGTATCTCTATCCCATTCCCGAAGCCGAGACCCTGAAAGGTTCCATTACACAGAATCCGGGATGGTGA